Proteins found in one Streptococcus criceti HS-6 genomic segment:
- the pnp gene encoding polyribonucleotide nucleotidyltransferase has protein sequence MAKQTFQMTFAGKPLVVEIGQVAKQANGAAIVRYGDSTVLSAATMSKKMATTDFFPLQVNYEEKMYAAGKFPGGFMKREGRPSTDATLTARLIDRPIRPMFAEGFRNEVQVINTVLSYDPDASAPMAAMFGSSLALCISDIPFNGPIAGVQVAYLDGDFIINPTTAQKEVSSLELTVAGTKAAINMVESGAQELSEDIMLAALLKGHEAIQELIAFQEEIVAAVGKEKAVVELLQVDPELQAEIISAYNSDLQKAVQVEEKLAREEATQAIKDRVLAIYEERYAEDEELEHILRDVAEILEEMEHAEVRRLITEDKVRPDGRKVDEIRPLDAEVDFLPQVHGSGLFTRGQTQALSVLTLAPMSDSKIVDGLDPEYRKRFMHHYNFPQYSVGETGRYGAPGRREIGHGALGERALAQILPRFEDFPYAIRLVAEVLESNGSSSQASICAGTLALMAGGVPIKAPVAGIAMGLISDGSNYTILTDIQGLEDHFGDMDFKVAGTRQGITALQMDIKISGITPEILKEALAQAKKARFEILDLIEQTIPAPRPELAPTAPKIDTIKIDVDKIKVVIGRGGETIDKIIEETGVKIDIDEEGNVQIYSPDQAAIAQAKEIIANLVREAKVGEVYHAEVVRIESFGAFVNLFDKTDALVHISELAWERTNKVEDIVKVGDKVDVKVIKIDDKGRVNASIKALLPKPEGDERPETKKHHHKKRNHQSAGKHSMTGKDEYSRRKVDHTHQPKKQEEQVVESKEGHHE, from the coding sequence ATGGCAAAACAAACTTTTCAAATGACTTTTGCAGGGAAACCCCTAGTGGTTGAAATCGGTCAAGTAGCCAAACAGGCTAATGGTGCTGCTATTGTGCGTTATGGAGATTCAACAGTCCTCTCCGCTGCAACCATGTCCAAAAAAATGGCTACAACTGACTTTTTTCCTCTGCAAGTCAACTATGAGGAAAAGATGTATGCCGCTGGTAAATTTCCCGGTGGATTTATGAAACGGGAAGGTCGTCCTTCGACCGATGCCACTTTAACAGCCCGTTTGATTGATCGTCCTATTAGGCCCATGTTTGCCGAGGGGTTCCGCAATGAGGTGCAGGTCATCAATACGGTCTTGTCCTACGATCCAGATGCATCTGCTCCAATGGCAGCCATGTTTGGCAGTTCTCTAGCTCTCTGTATTTCTGATATTCCTTTTAACGGACCGATTGCAGGCGTTCAGGTTGCCTACCTAGACGGTGATTTTATCATTAATCCTACAACTGCACAAAAAGAAGTCTCCAGTCTGGAGTTGACGGTGGCTGGGACCAAGGCGGCCATCAATATGGTTGAGTCGGGTGCTCAAGAATTATCCGAAGATATTATGTTGGCGGCCTTGCTCAAGGGACATGAAGCCATTCAGGAATTGATTGCCTTCCAAGAAGAAATTGTCGCTGCGGTTGGTAAGGAAAAAGCAGTGGTCGAGCTCTTGCAGGTTGACCCTGAGCTTCAGGCTGAAATTATTTCAGCCTATAACAGTGATCTGCAAAAAGCTGTTCAAGTTGAAGAAAAACTGGCTCGTGAAGAAGCAACGCAGGCAATCAAGGACCGAGTTTTGGCAATCTATGAAGAACGCTATGCTGAAGACGAAGAACTCGAGCACATCTTACGTGATGTTGCTGAAATCTTAGAAGAAATGGAACATGCTGAAGTTCGTCGCCTGATTACCGAGGATAAGGTTCGTCCAGATGGCCGCAAGGTCGATGAGATTCGCCCTCTAGATGCTGAAGTAGATTTCTTACCCCAAGTGCATGGCTCAGGACTCTTTACCCGAGGCCAGACTCAGGCTCTGTCGGTCTTGACTCTGGCACCTATGAGTGACAGCAAGATTGTCGATGGCTTAGATCCAGAGTACCGTAAACGCTTTATGCACCACTATAATTTTCCTCAGTATTCTGTTGGAGAAACCGGTCGCTATGGAGCACCTGGCCGCCGAGAAATCGGTCACGGTGCTCTAGGTGAGCGAGCCTTGGCTCAAATTTTACCGCGTTTTGAAGACTTTCCCTACGCTATCCGTCTGGTAGCAGAAGTACTGGAATCCAATGGTTCCTCTTCCCAAGCATCTATCTGTGCTGGGACTCTAGCTCTGATGGCAGGGGGAGTCCCTATCAAGGCTCCTGTAGCAGGAATCGCCATGGGACTGATTTCTGATGGCAGCAACTATACCATTTTGACAGATATTCAGGGTCTGGAAGATCACTTTGGTGACATGGACTTCAAGGTGGCCGGAACCCGTCAAGGGATTACAGCCTTGCAAATGGATATTAAGATTTCAGGGATTACCCCAGAGATTCTTAAGGAGGCTTTGGCTCAAGCCAAAAAGGCCCGTTTTGAAATTCTCGACCTGATTGAACAAACGATCCCAGCTCCGCGACCTGAATTGGCTCCAACCGCTCCTAAGATTGACACTATTAAGATTGATGTCGATAAAATCAAGGTGGTCATCGGCAGAGGTGGCGAAACTATCGATAAAATTATCGAGGAAACAGGAGTCAAGATTGACATCGACGAAGAAGGAAATGTCCAAATCTACTCTCCTGACCAAGCCGCCATTGCTCAGGCCAAGGAAATCATTGCCAATCTGGTACGTGAAGCCAAGGTTGGTGAGGTTTACCATGCCGAAGTTGTCCGGATCGAAAGCTTTGGTGCCTTTGTCAATCTTTTTGATAAGACCGATGCCTTAGTTCATATTTCAGAATTGGCTTGGGAACGAACCAACAAAGTTGAAGATATCGTTAAAGTCGGCGATAAAGTCGATGTTAAAGTGATTAAAATAGATGACAAGGGTCGGGTCAATGCTTCCATTAAGGCTCTCTTGCCAAAACCTGAAGGAGATGAAAGACCGGAGACTAAAAAGCACCATCATAAGAAACGGAATCACCAGTCAGCAGGAAAGCATTCAATGACTGGAAAAGATGAATACAGTCGTCGCAAGGTTGACCACACTCACCAACCTAAGAAACAAGAAGAACAAGTAGTAGAATCCAAAGAAGGTCATCATGAATAA
- the adhE gene encoding bifunctional acetaldehyde-CoA/alcohol dehydrogenase: MAKATKTAELSAEELAQQYTGELVDKAVEAERVYATYSQEQVDKIVAAMALAGSEAALELAKEAHEETGRGVIEDKDTKNHFATEYVYERIKNEKTVGIIGEDKVAGSIQIAAPLGVLAGIVPTTNPTSTTMFKILVALKTRNAIVFAFHPAAQKCSAHAAQILYDAAVAAGAPKNIVQWIETPSIANTNALISNKKIASILATGGPGMVNAALKSGNPSMGVGAGNGAVYVDATAHLDRAVEDLLLSKRFDNGMICATENSAVVEAPIYKEWLAKMQEKGAYLVPKKDYKKLEDFVFNDNHGVNGPVAGMSAAWICEQAGVKLPEGKDVLLFELDKKNIGEKLSSEKLSPLLSVYKAKDRQDGIEIVAALLDYQGAGHNCAIQIGSQGDPFVAEFGDALNSSRILVNQPDSVGGIGDVYTDALQASLTLGTGSWGKNSLSHNLSTGDLLNVKTVAKRRNRPQWVRLPEKTYYEKNAISYLQDEYEPMKRALIVADPGMVQFGFVDTVYAQLALRDEKVVTSLYGTIKPDPTLGQTIEIAKQMRDFKPDTVIAIGGGSAIDASKIARLIYEVSLDREEGWLDAYENVSEFFLELQQKFIDIRKRIVKFKHQTETRLFCIPTTSGTGAEVTPFAVITDDFTHVKYPLADYELTPQVAIVDPEFVMTVPKRTAAWSGLDALSHALESYVSVMASDFTRPWSLEAIKLIIENLEDAYNYDPKNPTLRGEQAKENMHYASTLAGMAFGNAFLGINHSLAHKTGGEFGLPHGLAISIAMQHVIRYNGVAGNVKRSVYPRYEEYRAQRDYADIARALGLEGKDDAELVEALCARIDKLMHAVGVEPKLSANGVTKEAFDAAVDRLASLAYDDQCTPANPRQPYIEDMKQLLIDQF; this comes from the coding sequence ATGGCAAAAGCAACTAAAACTGCAGAACTCAGTGCTGAAGAATTGGCGCAACAGTATACGGGGGAACTTGTAGACAAAGCCGTAGAAGCTGAACGTGTTTACGCAACTTACTCTCAAGAGCAAGTTGATAAAATTGTTGCAGCTATGGCACTTGCTGGTTCGGAAGCTGCTCTTGAATTGGCGAAAGAAGCACACGAGGAAACAGGCCGCGGTGTTATCGAAGATAAAGATACTAAAAATCACTTTGCGACAGAATATGTTTACGAACGTATTAAAAATGAAAAAACTGTTGGCATTATTGGCGAAGATAAAGTAGCTGGCAGTATTCAGATTGCAGCCCCTCTTGGTGTTTTGGCTGGCATCGTGCCAACAACAAACCCAACATCAACAACCATGTTCAAAATTTTGGTTGCTTTAAAGACACGCAATGCGATCGTCTTTGCTTTCCACCCTGCAGCGCAAAAATGTTCTGCACACGCGGCTCAAATTTTGTACGATGCAGCGGTAGCAGCTGGTGCTCCTAAGAATATTGTACAATGGATTGAGACACCATCGATCGCTAATACCAATGCTTTGATCTCAAATAAGAAAATTGCATCAATCTTAGCAACTGGTGGACCTGGTATGGTTAATGCCGCTCTTAAATCTGGTAACCCATCAATGGGGGTTGGTGCTGGTAATGGTGCTGTTTATGTAGATGCTACGGCTCACCTTGACCGTGCAGTTGAAGACCTTCTTTTGTCAAAACGATTTGACAATGGTATGATTTGTGCGACTGAAAACTCAGCAGTGGTTGAAGCACCGATCTACAAAGAATGGTTAGCTAAAATGCAAGAAAAAGGTGCTTACTTAGTACCTAAGAAAGACTATAAAAAACTTGAGGATTTCGTCTTTAATGACAACCACGGTGTGAACGGTCCAGTTGCTGGTATGTCAGCTGCTTGGATTTGTGAACAAGCTGGTGTGAAATTACCAGAAGGTAAAGATGTACTCCTGTTTGAATTGGACAAGAAGAATATCGGTGAAAAATTATCTTCAGAGAAGCTTTCTCCGCTCCTTTCGGTTTACAAAGCGAAAGACCGCCAAGACGGCATCGAGATTGTCGCTGCCTTGCTTGACTACCAAGGTGCCGGTCACAATTGTGCCATCCAAATTGGTTCACAAGGAGACCCGTTTGTTGCAGAATTTGGAGATGCCCTTAATTCATCTCGTATCTTGGTTAACCAACCAGACTCAGTCGGCGGTATTGGCGATGTCTATACAGATGCATTGCAAGCCAGCCTAACTCTTGGAACAGGATCATGGGGGAAAAATTCATTGTCACACAACCTATCTACTGGCGACCTCTTGAACGTGAAAACTGTTGCGAAACGCCGTAATCGTCCTCAATGGGTACGTTTGCCAGAAAAAACTTACTACGAAAAGAACGCTATTTCTTACCTTCAGGATGAATATGAACCAATGAAGCGCGCCCTCATTGTTGCAGACCCAGGTATGGTTCAATTTGGCTTCGTTGATACGGTTTATGCACAATTAGCCCTACGTGATGAAAAAGTGGTGACATCGCTTTACGGCACCATCAAGCCAGACCCAACTCTTGGTCAAACCATTGAAATTGCTAAACAAATGCGTGACTTCAAGCCTGATACCGTTATTGCTATCGGTGGTGGTTCCGCTATTGATGCCTCTAAGATTGCCCGTTTGATTTATGAAGTGTCTCTTGACCGTGAAGAAGGATGGCTTGATGCTTATGAAAATGTGAGTGAGTTCTTCCTTGAATTGCAACAAAAATTTATTGATATCCGTAAACGTATTGTGAAATTCAAGCATCAAACAGAAACTCGTCTCTTCTGTATTCCAACAACATCAGGTACAGGTGCAGAGGTAACGCCGTTCGCTGTTATCACAGATGATTTCACACATGTAAAATACCCACTTGCCGACTATGAATTAACGCCACAAGTGGCTATCGTTGACCCAGAGTTTGTGATGACTGTACCAAAACGTACAGCAGCTTGGTCAGGCCTTGACGCCTTATCGCACGCCCTTGAATCTTATGTATCTGTTATGGCATCGGACTTCACACGTCCATGGTCACTTGAAGCTATCAAGTTAATCATTGAAAACTTGGAAGATGCTTATAACTATGATCCTAAGAATCCAACACTTCGTGGTGAACAAGCCAAAGAAAACATGCACTATGCTTCAACGCTTGCTGGTATGGCCTTCGGTAATGCCTTTCTTGGTATTAACCACTCACTGGCCCACAAGACTGGCGGTGAATTCGGACTTCCGCACGGTCTTGCTATCTCAATTGCTATGCAGCATGTTATCCGCTACAATGGTGTAGCAGGAAATGTCAAACGTTCAGTTTACCCACGTTATGAAGAATACCGTGCACAGCGTGATTACGCAGATATTGCCCGAGCTCTTGGACTTGAAGGCAAAGACGATGCTGAATTGGTTGAAGCACTCTGCGCACGCATTGATAAATTGATGCACGCAGTAGGCGTTGAACCAAAACTTTCAGCTAACGGAGTTACCAAGGAAGCCTTTGATGCAGCTGTTGATCGTCTAGCAAGCTTGGCTTATGATGACCAATGTACGCCAGCCAACCCACGTCAGCCATACATTGAAGATATGAAACAACTCTTGATTGATCAATTCTAA
- the rpsO gene encoding 30S ribosomal protein S15 produces the protein MAISKEKKNEIIAQYARHEGDTGSVEVQVAVLTWEINHLNEHIQQHKKDHATYRGLMKKIGHRRNLLAYLRRTDVNRYRDLIQSLGLRR, from the coding sequence ATGGCAATTTCAAAAGAGAAAAAAAATGAAATCATTGCTCAATACGCTCGTCACGAAGGCGATACTGGTTCCGTTGAGGTGCAAGTTGCAGTCCTAACTTGGGAAATCAACCATCTTAATGAGCATATTCAGCAACATAAAAAAGACCACGCAACTTACCGTGGTTTGATGAAAAAAATCGGTCACCGTCGTAACCTTTTGGCTTACCTTCGCCGTACTGATGTTAACCGTTACCGTGATCTCATTCAATCACTCGGACTTCGCCGGTAA